The Neurospora crassa OR74A linkage group IV, whole genome shotgun sequence genome has a segment encoding these proteins:
- a CDS encoding thermoresistant gluconokinase produces the protein MTVQNTDAALGEQQHLGDQQNSTAAEKKPKNEHRWIWFVTGPTACGKTTVAKALAENLNLTYVEGDDYHPKANVEKMSRGEPLTDADRAGWLQALAEHETAKPPTSSSPHLVITCSALKRHYRDILRLGSEHAGDLRIRFIFLQAPEEVLTERAHNRKGHFAKENLVHSQFTILEMPDPTKPKEEGGEPDVLVVNVGEKEKGVEEVVREVVGRVRGVMHLGRE, from the exons ATGACCGTCCAGAACACCGACGCCGCTCTCGGCGAGCAGCAGCACTTGGGCGACCAACAAAATAGCACGGCCGCGGAAAAGAAACCCAAGAATGAGCATAGATGGATTTGGTTCGTCACGGGTCCGACGGCATGTGGAAAGACGACGGTTGCCAAGGCGTTGGCGGAGAATTTGAATCTCACTTATGTAGAGGGTGATGAt TACCACCCAAAAGCCAACGTCGAGAAAATGTCCCGCGGCGAACCCCTGACCGACGCCGACAGAGCAGGCTGGCTGCAAGCCCTCGCCGAGCACGAAACCGCCAAACCACCCACCTCCTCGTCTCCCCATCTCGTCATCACCTGCTCGGCTTTGAAGCGGCACTACCGCGACATTCTCCGTTTGGGGTCTGAACACGCCGGCGATTTGCGAATTCGCTTCATCTTTTTGCAGGCCCCCGAGGAGGTGCTGACAGAAAGAGCACACAACCGAAAGGGACACTTTGCAAAGGAGAATTTGGTGCATAGCCAGTTTACGATTTTGGAGATGCCGGATCCGACAAAGCcaaaggaggaagggggagagcCGGATGTGCTGGTTGTGAATgtgggggagaaggagaagggggtggaggaggtggtgagggaggtggtggggaggGTGAGGGGGGTGATGCACTTGGGGAGGGAATGA